The following coding sequences lie in one Oncorhynchus gorbuscha isolate QuinsamMale2020 ecotype Even-year linkage group LG10, OgorEven_v1.0, whole genome shotgun sequence genomic window:
- the mrpl33 gene encoding 39S ribosomal protein L33, mitochondrial, whose product MFLTAVNLAKAKSKTVLVQMVSAAGTGYCFNTKRNRLRDKLVLRKNDPFVNKHVLFHEKKKIRSI is encoded by the exons ATGTTCCTCACCGCTGTAAATC tggccAAGGCCAAGTCAAA GACTGTCCTAGTGCAAATGGTGAGTGCTGCTGGGACAGGTTACTGCTTCAACACCAAGAGGAACCGACTACGCGATAAACTGGTGCTGCGAAAAAATGACCCTTTTG TAAACAAACACGTCCTCTTTCACGAAAAGAAGAAGATCAGGTCGATTTAA